The genomic interval TTCTTTCATGGTACGGAACCATAGTTGTCAATTCCGTCCAGTATCCTGCCGTGCAGGCATCGGTCGCCGATATAACGGAAGTTCAGGATCGGTTGTCCGGTTACACAATTATGAGAATAATGGCAAACCTAGGAATTGCAGTTGGGCCATTACTGGGAGCCTACCTTGCTGGTTACGGGTTACAGTATATTTTTCTCATTTCTGCCATAGCAACAGTCGTTGAAATTGTCATGCTTTACCTAATGATGAGAGAAACATATTTCCCGAAACTTCACGAACCACTGCTGAAGGGCGACCTGTCAAGAGCATATCGATCAGATAAATTTTTTATTGCGTTCATCGTTATTGGCATTTTCCTTGGATTCTTCATGAGACAAAGAGGTAGTTCGCTAACGGTTTATTCCATAGCCATAGAGAATCTCCCATTCATGTATCTTGGCTATATCTGGGCACTTAATGGCTTCCTTGTTGTAATAATTCAGATCCCTATCTTAAGGCTCATGACAAATGTGGGCAATCCTATGCTATGGAGAGGTATCGGTACCCTCTTCTACGCTGCGGCATTCCTGGTCTTGGTAAATTATCCTACATTGGAGATACTCCTTTTGTTCATGACCATCTCTACATTTGGGGAGGATATGCTTTCCCCGACAACCCAGAGCATAATAACCTCCATAGCCCCAGAAAACATGAGAGGATCGTACATCGGTGTGTACAACCTTTACATCAGCGTAGGTTCCTTCAGTGGAGCCATAATAGGGTTATGGCTTCTAGCAGTCCTAAGAAATTTGACTGCAACTTATTGGATTATTATAGCGATCGGATCCATCGCTACAGCCGTTATGTACATCTCAATAAGCGGACAATTTAAGAAAAGATTTGCTGAGATACCAAAAACTGTAATTGAGCAGAGCTAAGATCTACTCTCAAAAATAACGCTCGTTTTGCAATAATACGTGTATTTTATAATGATTATTGAGATTCATCTTCTTTGTTTTTTAATTCTGCAAGAAATTTCTTATATTCTTTATCGTTAAACTCGAATATTACTGGACCGACATACCCACAATCGTTACATTTATATGTTCCCGTAACAAAGCCTATCTCAAAGAATATATTTTCAGATCCACATTGAGGACAGACTTTATGCTGCCGTGGCAGCGGTTCACTACTCATCTTCTTTTCTTCATTATTTTCAGATTTCATTCAAATCAGTGCCAAAGTTCCTACCATTCAACCTCAACATGCTATTTAACTCTTGTCTATTGTAAAACGAAATTTGTTAATTGGTACTTTTAGAAATAATGTCACGGTATTTTCTACTTCGTTGAAGCTTGGCTTAAATATGGCATAATCAATTACATGTTATGCAGAATCCGGAACAATACTACGACCTGATTATTTCAGGGGCTGGTTTTGCAGGCCTATCCGCCGCGATCATCGCATCCAGAAAACTGGATCGAGTTCTGCTAATAGATAGAAATCCAAGCAAGAACGTTGGGAAAAAAACCAATTGGGGGTGGGTATGCGGGGATGCCATCGGGAAACCACATATTGATTTCCTGGAAAGGAAGATTGGGGTAAGCTTTGGATCTCCAGAGATAGAAAGAGATTTTCATGCAGTTTATGCTCTTTCTCCTGATCTGAGAAACAGATTCAAATTCGATGGGGATGGCTACGCACTCGATAGACCAGAATTTGAGGCCAGACTCCTTAGAATTGCCCTTAAAACTGGTACAAAATATCTGGATAATTTTGAAATAGACGGCCCTATATTGGAAGGCAACAATGTTTCCGGGATTTATGGAAGAGATCAAGATAACCAATTGATGACTTTCAGATCGAAGGTTGTAATAGATGCTTTGGGTATATCGTCGATACTAAGAAGAAAACTTCCAGAAAATCCATTCATACAGAGAAACGTAGAACGTAATGACATAGTTCTCACTGGGAGATACATTTTTGAGTATGATCGTTCCGATGAAAACCCAAGTTTTTTTGACAAGAGCAATGCATTAATTCATTTGAACAATGACATAGCGCCTGGAGGTTATGCTTGGGTCTTCCCAAAGGGTGAGAACAGGGTTAACATCGGCCTAGGAGTCCAGCAAGCGGCTATGGAAACGAGAAACCAGAAGTTTAAGATGAATGATACGGTAAAATCGCTCCTGGACAATTATGTGAAACTCAATTCAAAATTACACAATTTAAGGATCTATGACAAGAACAATAACGGTACCGGTTTCTGGACAGTTTCTGTTCGCAGACAGCTTGACTCTATTGTTTTCAACGGATATATGGGTGCAGGTGACAGCATGACCATGCCGAACCCACTCAGCGCAGCAGGTATAGGACCTGCTGTTATCGCTGGAGTCCTCTCTGCGGAGAACGCGATAAGGGCAATAGAAGAGCGAGATGTGTCGGTAAGGGGACTATGGAATTACAATTTAGACTACAACAATGCCTATGGAAACAAGATGGGTGGCATGGAGCTCTTCAGAATTTATTTGCAATCACTTAGCAACAAAAGCCTCAATTATGGCATGGAAAAATTCCTGACACCAGAGGAAGCTTCCGAAATCACGCTCGGAGGTGTTCCAAAACTATCTGCCTTGTCAAAATTGAAATTTGCCTTACGAGGGCTAGGAGATATCAAAGCTTTCAAAGGGCTCGTTTATACAGTACAGCAAATGAGATTCATGGATGAACTTTATCGAAATTACCCAAAGAATCCGGACAAGTTTGTAACGTTTTCAACTGCGGTAAAAAGTGAAATAGAGCAGGCAAAACAGATGTTCAGTCCACTTACGCTTTGAGTGGGGATTTTGTTGAATACTTAGAAAACAACAATCGTCTCCGGTAATAAATGAATCATGGATAACTTTTTTTTAGGGATTGCAATTATACGTTATGACTTTTAAGATAGACATACCTGCTTTCAAGTATGGCGCAGACATTGATAAGAAGTTTACCTGCGAGGGCGAAGATCTATCTCCGCAGATTAAATGGGAGGAAGAACCAGCGTCAACAAAATCGTACATACTAACTGTCGAAGACCCGGATGCCCCAGGAGGAACATTTATCCATTGGGTGATGTATAATATTCCCTCCACTGTCAAAGAGATTCCGGAAAATATTCCGAAAACTGAGGAGACTCCGCAAGGATTTACGCAGGGGAAAAATAGTTTTGGAAAAATTGGGTATAATGGACCATGCCCCCCAAGAAGGAGCAAACACAGGTATTTCTTTTTCCTCTATGCGACCTTAGTGACCGAGAAACTTCCACCGGGAATGACGCGTTCCGACCTAGAAAAGATCATCGAAGATAAAACCATTAAGCGAGTCACCTTCATGGGTCAATTTGGAAGGTAAACCCATCCACTTTCTACGTTCACATCCATTTCCAATACGATCATATAAGAGATATTGAAGTTAAAAGCAGGTTCTCTTTAATCGTGGCGTATTTCTGAAGAAAATGTAAATTACCAATGTTGCAATGGGTGATTGAATTTTGTTGATAAAAGCAATGATATTTGACATGGACGGCACCCTTCTCGATAGCGAAGCCATATCATCTGCTTCCACGGATTATGCCTTCAGGACTGTTCTCGGACGAGGCCTTACTCCGGAGGAAAACGCCAAGCTGATTGGAAGACCGGTAAGCAAGGTACTGTCTGAATGGTATCCGGATACTGGTAACAAAATCTATGAACTGAGTAAATCTTTTTTTCATGAAAGAGTTCGTCTGATAAGTTCATACCCGGGAGTGAAAAATCTTATCTCTGACCTAGTAAAAAACTACAGACTTGCGGTGGTAACATCAAGTAAGAGGAAAGACGCGGATATACTCCTCAAAAATACAGCTCTGGATGGCTATATGGATTTCTTCATTGGGCAGGAAGACACAGAATTCCAGAAGCCTGATCCTGAGCCTATTAAACTTGCGCTACATAAACTGGGCGTTCATTCAAGGGAAGCTGTTTTTGTTGGTGACCAGCCGTACGATATTATCGCTGCTCACCAGGCAGAAGTAGTTGCCATTGGTACCACCTGGGGTTCTGGAGACCGCGAAACACTTGAGATGTATCATCCGGATTACATCGTCAATAAGCCAGAAGAACTTAAAGACCTCCTCGATCTCTTGTCATAGCCGTGGGCAATATTTACCAGAAGATTCCAGTGAAACAAACTATGCCGATACAGGGTCATATCTCCGGGATAAATCTATCGTCTATGAAGCTGGCACCTCCGTCAACAAATATTACCGAAGCGTTGAGAAATGCTGCGCCTTCTGTGGCGAGAAATAATGCTGGTCCCACAACATCTTTCACACGTGCCCAGCGATTCAGAGGAGATTTAGAGGCACACTCTAAATAGCTTTTCCTGTCCTTTCTGAGCCCCTCGGTCATAGGTGTTTCAACAATCCCAGGAGCGATCACGTTAACTCTGAGGTTATATTTTCCCATTTCAGCAGAAAATGCCCTGGCTAACTGTATTACAGCTCCCTTGGTTGCCGAATAAACTCCCTGACCTATTTCGGTTCTCTGGGTCAAAGAGGATGCTATGAGCACAATGCTTCCTCCGTTGAATTCCTTCCCGATCCTTACGGCGATCTCCTTTAAGGCGATGAAGGCACCCTTAAAATTCAATTCAATAGTTCTGTCAAAAGTTTCATAACTGAAATTCTCTATTCTTTGAACTGGATCGATGCCCGCGACTACGTAAACTACGTCTATTTTTCCTAGCTTCTCAATTGCTGCAGAATAGAGGTTTCTGACGCTGTTGACAGAGGTCAGATCACACATTTCCGTGTAAATAGTTCCCTCTTTTTCCTCTACACTCAATCTTAATTTTTCAAGGGCCTTTTCATTTATGTCCGCTGCCATTACCGTTCCACCGTTAGCGAGAACGCCATACGTTATCCCGAGACCGATTCCAGAACCTGAGCCAATTACAAGCGCCCTTTTTCCATTCAAAGATAGAAGGCCTCGCATTTCTTCAAAATTGCAGTATTCATCATTTTCCGTCGACATGGAACACTAATAGAATATGAACTAATAGTTGTTTTCAAACAATAAGAATAGTTAAGAATCATAATGTTTTTGCAATTGAACAGATTTATATTTCTCCATATATCTCTTGGCTAAAAAGATCAGAAAATTGCTTTAAGGTGCAGGACATTTCTCTCTGAATTATTATGCCGTCTATTAGAACCAACGTAGGCTCAATTTCTTTGGAAAATCCATTCATGCTTGCTTCTGGTATACTTGACGAAAACGGCTACACCATGAAAAGAATACTGGAAAATGGTGCGTCCGCTGTTGTTACCAAATCCATAGGCACGGATGAAAGGGCCGGTTATTCCACCCCGGTTATTGCCGAACTACCTTATGGCCTTATTAATGCGGTTGGGCTTGCAAACCCTGGAATTGACAACTTCGGTGAAGAGATAAAGATTGCACTTAAAGGAAAAGGGCCAGTTATTGGAAGTATATTCGGTTCCACTCCGGAAGAATTTGTGAATCTTGCCCTTAAAATGGAGAACTATGGAGTAAATGCAATTGAACTGAACTTATCCTGCCCCCATGTGAAAGGCTTTGGGTCTGAAATAGGCTCTGACCCGGATCTTGTTGAGGAGATTATTAAGGAACTTAAGTTAAAGACAAAGATACCTATCTTTTCTAAGCTTTCACCCAATGTCACTGACATTATTTCCATAGCCAAAGCTGCAGAAAGATCGGATGCCTTAGTGATGATCAACACTGTAAGAGCAATGTCCATAGATATATACGCAAGGAAGCCCGTATTAAGCAATACATACGGAGGCTTATCTGGCCAGGCGATAAAGAACATAGGTGTAAGATATGTGTATGAAGTCAAGAAGGAGACAGGGCAACAGATAGTTGGTGTTGGAGGAATAGAAACTGCAGAGGATGCAGTAGAATATATTATGGCTGGTGCATCCGCTCTCCAGGTAGGAACTGCGATCCATAAAAAAGGCATAGGTATTTTTAAAGAGCTTTCTAGGGGACTTGAGGAATTCATGAATCATGAAGGATTTGAAACCATAAGTGCAATGACAGGAGTTGCTTTGTCTTGAATTTTTCAGTTATATTGAGCAAGGAGACGGTAGCAAAGAACACAGTTACTCTAAAATTCTCCTTTGACAGACGCGTATACGCTGGACAGTTTGCCATGGTTTGGGCGCCTGGAAAGGGAGAGATACCAATTTCATTTTCGCACACCGGAGATCCGAAGGGTATAACTATAAAGAATTACGGGGATATGAGCGCACCGATAGTTGCACTTAATGCCGGTGAGAGAATATTTTTCCGCGGTCCTTATGGCAATAGTTTCACTAAGCCGATAGGAGGCGATTACCTATTAATTGGAGGTGGATCTGGAATTGCAAGCCTTGCTCCATTAATATCAAAAAATGCCCATGGCATTATTTCTGCGCGATCTATGGAGGATTTATTTTTCCTTGACAAGTTTGAAAAATCCAAGGTCACAGCGACTACGGATGACGGATCCTTCGGAATCAAGGGAAATGCACTCGATGCGCTAAGAACACTCGACGTGGAAAAGTTTGAAAACATATATGTGTGCGGCCCAGAAAAAATGATGAAGGGGATATACGATTACATTAGACCAAAGAACATTGCGGCAGAATTTTCTCTTGAAAGGCCAATGAAATGCGCTATAGGGGTTTGTGATTCCTGCTCCGTAAATGGTATACAGATTTGCAAAAGCGGACCGGTTTTTGGCATGGATTCTTTAAGGGATTTCACCGAATTTGGAACGAGCAGACTCCTGCTTTCTGGAAAGCGGGTGAGTATCTAAATTCAACACTGGTTTTGAATTTTGCAATGCCACACTTGGATTAGTCGGTGGTTAAAGTGTATGCTTTGTTTATTTAACATTCGCGAACGAAAATTCATTTGTTATGGTGAAATTGATCGAAAACCCTATATGTCAACCGGAGATAATATTCCGGTGTGTAGGATAAAGAACGAAAATGCTAAGATTGCCTGATGCCTCATATGTGTCTGCATGCCTGAATTGAGTCTACTTGATCGAGAGAGGAAAAAACTCTCGGCCCGGTGAAAATTAAACTTCAGGGAGGTCTTTGCAATAATATCTGAAACAGGAAGTCGCAACATTTCTCGCGATAGGATGCCACTACAGCAAAAACTGATAAAAATGGAGATATATCAATGCCTGAACAATCAATAGAAAGTAAATGCATTTTTCACGAAGAAGGAATGTGTTTGCTTCATGAGAATTTTCCAACAAAATGCAAACTTTGTTTCAATTTTGCATCGGTTCATAGACTTATTTCAAAAGGAAAAATTAAACCAATTTACACGTTATCTGACTATTTGGACGCAACGGGTCAGGGTGATCTCCTATATCCAAAGGATGAAACACTAC from Thermoplasmatales archaeon carries:
- a CDS encoding MFS transporter gives rise to the protein MLSATRFIRAFGRGSTFIFLPLIFIIVYKISFIETGVLLGFATVIMAVIQYFSGIFTDKIGRRSILVYSQIPAVVLYLLIYYTVAVPHYFVPLVLSWYGTIVVNSVQYPAVQASVADITEVQDRLSGYTIMRIMANLGIAVGPLLGAYLAGYGLQYIFLISAIATVVEIVMLYLMMRETYFPKLHEPLLKGDLSRAYRSDKFFIAFIVIGIFLGFFMRQRGSSLTVYSIAIENLPFMYLGYIWALNGFLVVIIQIPILRLMTNVGNPMLWRGIGTLFYAAAFLVLVNYPTLEILLLFMTISTFGEDMLSPTTQSIITSIAPENMRGSYIGVYNLYISVGSFSGAIIGLWLLAVLRNLTATYWIIIAIGSIATAVMYISISGQFKKRFAEIPKTVIEQS
- a CDS encoding dihydroorotate dehydrogenase electron transfer subunit, with translation MNFSVILSKETVAKNTVTLKFSFDRRVYAGQFAMVWAPGKGEIPISFSHTGDPKGITIKNYGDMSAPIVALNAGERIFFRGPYGNSFTKPIGGDYLLIGGGSGIASLAPLISKNAHGIISARSMEDLFFLDKFEKSKVTATTDDGSFGIKGNALDALRTLDVEKFENIYVCGPEKMMKGIYDYIRPKNIAAEFSLERPMKCAIGVCDSCSVNGIQICKSGPVFGMDSLRDFTEFGTSRLLLSGKRVSI
- a CDS encoding YbhB/YbcL family Raf kinase inhibitor-like protein, producing MTFKIDIPAFKYGADIDKKFTCEGEDLSPQIKWEEEPASTKSYILTVEDPDAPGGTFIHWVMYNIPSTVKEIPENIPKTEETPQGFTQGKNSFGKIGYNGPCPPRRSKHRYFFFLYATLVTEKLPPGMTRSDLEKIIEDKTIKRVTFMGQFGR
- a CDS encoding SDR family oxidoreductase, whose product is MSTENDEYCNFEEMRGLLSLNGKRALVIGSGSGIGLGITYGVLANGGTVMAADINEKALEKLRLSVEEKEGTIYTEMCDLTSVNSVRNLYSAAIEKLGKIDVVYVVAGIDPVQRIENFSYETFDRTIELNFKGAFIALKEIAVRIGKEFNGGSIVLIASSLTQRTEIGQGVYSATKGAVIQLARAFSAEMGKYNLRVNVIAPGIVETPMTEGLRKDRKSYLECASKSPLNRWARVKDVVGPALFLATEGAAFLNASVIFVDGGASFIDDRFIPEI
- a CDS encoding dihydroorotate dehydrogenase gives rise to the protein MPSIRTNVGSISLENPFMLASGILDENGYTMKRILENGASAVVTKSIGTDERAGYSTPVIAELPYGLINAVGLANPGIDNFGEEIKIALKGKGPVIGSIFGSTPEEFVNLALKMENYGVNAIELNLSCPHVKGFGSEIGSDPDLVEEIIKELKLKTKIPIFSKLSPNVTDIISIAKAAERSDALVMINTVRAMSIDIYARKPVLSNTYGGLSGQAIKNIGVRYVYEVKKETGQQIVGVGGIETAEDAVEYIMAGASALQVGTAIHKKGIGIFKELSRGLEEFMNHEGFETISAMTGVALS
- a CDS encoding HAD-IA family hydrolase, with the protein product MLIKAMIFDMDGTLLDSEAISSASTDYAFRTVLGRGLTPEENAKLIGRPVSKVLSEWYPDTGNKIYELSKSFFHERVRLISSYPGVKNLISDLVKNYRLAVVTSSKRKDADILLKNTALDGYMDFFIGQEDTEFQKPDPEPIKLALHKLGVHSREAVFVGDQPYDIIAAHQAEVVAIGTTWGSGDRETLEMYHPDYIVNKPEELKDLLDLLS